One Brassica napus cultivar Da-Ae chromosome C2, Da-Ae, whole genome shotgun sequence DNA window includes the following coding sequences:
- the LOC125581379 gene encoding flavin-containing monooxygenase FMO GS-OX-like 9, whose amino-acid sequence MVSVTLSEASRSRSKKVCVIGAGPSGLVSARELRKEGHKVVVMEQNNDVGGQWLYQPNVKEEDPLGSVPTNGALKVHSSIYSSLRLTSPREIMGYSDFPFLAKKGRDMRRFPGHKELWLYLKDFSEAFGVREMIRFNVRVEFVGEEDKNEDVKRWIVRSKEKLSGKVTEEIFDAVVVATGHYSHPRLPSIKGMDSWKRKQVHSHVYRVPDPFRNEVVVVVGNSMSGQDISIELVEEAKEVHLSSKSLDITSGLSKVISKYPNLHLQPQIECLKDDGRVIFVDGSWVVADTILYCTGYSYKFPFLESKGRVEVDDDRVGPLFEHTFPPPLSPSLSFVGIPRKLIGFPFFEAQAKWIAQVLSGKLSLPSSDQMLQSVADFYRSRDLAGVPKHNTHDIADFTYCDKYADYVGFPHLEEWRKLLCLSALDNSQENLETYRDCWDDHELLQEAMQSSHFTNFNS is encoded by the exons ATGGTTTCGGTCACATTATCAGAAGCATCAAGAAGCCGATCAAAGAAGGTGTGTGTGATTGGAGCTGGACCGTCTGGGCTAGTCTCGGCAAGGGAGCTAAGAAAAGAAGGACACAAAGTGGTGGTGATGGAGCAAAACAACGACGTAGGAGGTCAATGGTTGTATCAACCAAACGTGAAAGAAGAAGATCCTTTAGGAAGTGTTCCTACTAATGGTGCACTTAAGGTCCATAGCAGCATTTACTCTTCCTTGAGGCTAACCTCACCGAGAGAGATAATGGGTTATTCGGATTTTCCATTTCTAGcgaagaaagggagagatatGAGGAGGTTTCCAGGGCATAAGGAGCTTTGGTTGTATCTTAAGGACTTTAGTGAAGCTTTTGGGGTAAGAGAGATGATTAGGTTTAATGTCAGGGTTGAGTTTGTAGGGGAAGAAGATAAAAATGAAGATGTGAAGAGATGGATTGTGAGAAGTAAAGAGAAACTAAGTGGTAAGGTCACTGAAGAGATCTTTGATGCTGTTGTTGTTGCTACTGGTCACTACTCTCACCCTAGATTGCCCTCTATAAAAG GAATGGATTCTTGGAAAAGAAAGCAAGTTCATAGCCATGTTTACCGGGTGCCTGATCCATTTCGTAATGAG GTAGTGGTGGTGGTTGGGAACTCAATGAGTGGACAAGACATATCAATAGAGCTTGTGGAAGAGGCAAAGGAAGTTCATTTAAGTTCCAAGTCACTTGACATAACTTCTGGACTTTCCAAAGTCATTTCCAAATACCCAAACCTTCATCTTCAACCACAG ATTGAATGTTTAAAAGATGATGGGAGAGTCATCTTTGTGGATGGATCTTGGGTCGTCGCTGATACAATTTTATACTGCACCGG GTACTCGTACAAGTTTCCATTTCTTGAGAGTAAAGGAAGAGTAGAAGTGGATGATGATAGAGTCGGTCCACTCTTCGAACATACTTTCCCTCCGCCTCTCTCCCCTTCTCTCTCCTTTGTCGGTATCCCTAGAaag TTAATAGGGTTCCCATTCTTTGAAGCACAAGCAAAATGGATAGCACAAGTATTGTCTGGAAAGTTATCTCTTCCTTCTTCCGACCAAATGTTGCAATCTGTCGCTGACTTTTACCGGTCAAGAGATCTCGCTGGTGTCCCTAAACACAACACTCACGACATTGCTGATTTCACA TATTGCGACAAGTATGCAGATTATGTTGGCTTTCCGCATTTGGAAGAATGGAGAAAACTACTTTGTTTGTCTGCTCTCGACAATTCACAAGAAAATCTTGAGACGTATCGTGATTGTTGGGATGATCATGAACTCCTTCAAGAAGCTATGCAAAGCTCTCACTTTACAAATTTCAATTCTTGA
- the LOC106422599 gene encoding uncharacterized acetyltransferase At3g50280-like — MVSSSSSLSEVKIISESFVKPKTFPEKWKEPYHLSLLDHFLLSLHYIQKGLLFLKPSTPSEESDDAIKPQDFMETLLQKLKDSLATTLVQFYPLAGRLSTWKTDDASSYSVFVDCNNSPGAGFIHAKSNLSVGDIVGSKYVPLVVQSFFDHHKAVSGEDHTMSLLSIKVTELIDGVFVGLSMNHALGDGSSFWQFFNSLSEIFNSQEETISNKLLCLKNPPIFREVSGPICRFPFTQPDDESIHRTEPPVLKERMFHFSSEKMRSLKLKANQECGTTTISSFQSLSAFVWRSITRARRLPNDQETTCRLAAGNRSRMDPPLAKNYFGVYISLVKTTAKVGNLLENEFGWAALKLHQGVVEHTDKKISSDMEQWLKSPSNNRFFDTNVVHMGSSPWFNKYGSEFGMGKAVAVRSGYGNKVDGKVSAYPGREGGGSIDLEVCLLPEFMEALESDQEFMSLVSSS; from the exons atggtttcttcttcttcttctttatctgAGGTAAAGATTATCTCAGAATCCTTCGTTAAACCCAAAACCTTCCCTGAAAAATGGAAAGAGCCATACCATCTATCACTATTGGATCACTTCTTGCTCTCTTTGCATTACATCCAAAAGGGTCTTCTCTTTCTCAAACCATCAACACCATCTGAAGAATCTGATGATGCAATCAAACCACAAGACTTCATGGAGACTTTGCTGCAAAAGCTCAAAGACTCTCTAGCCACAACTCTTGTCCAATTCTATCCTCTAGCTGGTCGCCTTTCGACTTGGAAAACCGATGATGCAAGTTCCTATTCTGTGTTTGTGGATTGTAACAACAGTCCTGGAGCTGGATTTATCCATGCCAAATCTAATCTAAGTGTTGGAGATATTGTTGGTTCTAAATATGTTCCTTTGGTTGTTCAATCTTTCTTTGATCATCACAAAGCAGTGAGTGGTGAAGATCACACCATGAGTCTCTTATCAATAAAG GTAACAGAACTTATAGATGGAGTATTCGTAGGACTGTCTATGAATCATGCACTTGGAGATGGAAGTTCCTTCTGGCAGTTCTTTAACTCTTTGTCCGAGATCTtcaactcacaagaagaaaccATTAGTAACAAACTACTCTGTCTCAAGAATCCTCCAATCTTCCGTGAAGTGTCTGGTCCTATTTGCAGATTTCCCTTCACGCAACCTGATGATGAGTCCATTCATCGAACCGAACCTCCGGTCCTGAAGGAGAGAATGTTCCACTTCTCATCTGAAAAAATGAGATCACTGAAGTTAAAGGCTAATCAAGAGTGTGGTACAACAACAATCTCTTCTTTTCAGTCATTATCCGCATTTGTATGGAGAAGCATTACAAGAGCAAGGAGATTACCAAATGATCAAGAAACTACTTGCAGGCTTGCTGCAGGCAATAGATCAAGAATGGATCCACCATTGGCCAAGAACTACTTTGGTGTGTACATCTCTCTAGTGAAAACGACTGCTAAAGTAGGTAACCTCTTAGAGAatgagtttggatgggctgctTTGAAGTTGCATCAAGGTGTAGTTGAACACACTGACAAGAAGATCTCTTCAGACATGGAGCAATGGTTGAAGTCTCCTTCTAATAATCGATTTTTCGATACAAACGTAGTTCATATGGGAAGCTCACCATGGTTTAACAAGTATGGAAGTGAGTTTGGGATGGGGAAAGCGGTTGCGGTTAGAAGCGGTTATGGCAATAAGGTTGATGGGAAGGTATCAGCTTATCCGGGAAGAGAAGGTGGAGGAAGCATTGATTTGGAAGTGTGTCTTCTTCCAGAGTTTATGGAAGCTTTAGAATCAGATCAAGAGTTCATGTCCCTTGTCTCTTCTTCTTGA
- the LOC106380513 gene encoding plant intracellular Ras-group-related LRR protein 7 translates to MGCCASNTAGGGGSKASRMARWRSTGIIGLRDSKLKTFPDEVIVMERAVRTLDLTHNKISDVPAEVSKLINMQRLLIADNLIERLPGNLGKLQSLKVLMLDGNRISCLPDELGQLIRLEQLSISRNMLIYLPDTIGSLRNLVLLNVSNNRLKSLPESVGSCASLEEIQANDNVIEELPASLCNLIQLKSLCLDNNQVKQIPDGLLKDCKSLQNLSLHNNPISMDEFQLMEGYQEFEERRKKKFDKQIDSNVMISSKGLDVGVDK, encoded by the exons ATGGGGTGTTGCGCGAGCAATACAGCAGGAGGAGGAGGTTCAAAGGCTAGCCGGATGGCACGGTGGCGATCCACCGGCATTATTGGGCTTCGCGACTCCAAATTGAAG ACATTTCCTGATGAAGTGATTGTAATGGAGAGAGCAGTACGAACACTTGATCTAACACACAATAAGATCT CGGATGTTCCTGCagaagttagcaagttaatcaATATGCAGCGTCTG TTAATAGCTGATAATCTAATTGAGCGTCTTCCCGGGAACCTTGGGAAGCTTCAATCTCTCAAAGTTTTGATGCTTGATGGAAACCGCATTAGCTGTTTGCCTGATGAAT tgggTCAGTTGATAAGGCTTGAGCAACTGTCAATATCAAGAAATATGCTGATATACTTGCCTGATACTATCGGTAGTTTGCGCAAT CTAGTGCTGTTGAATGTCTCGAACAACAGGTTGAAATCACTTCCAGAATCAGTAGGGAGCTGTGCCTCTTTAGAAGAAATACAGGCTAATG ATAACGTCATTGAGGAGCTCCCTGCATCACTCTGCAATCTGATTCAGTTAAAGTCTCTTTGCTTAGACAATAATCAAGTGAAGCAG ATTCCAGACGGATTGTTGAAAGATTGCAAGAGTCTGCAAAATCTTTCTCTGCATAACAATCCCATCTCCATGGATGAGTTTCAGCTG ATGGAAGGATACCAAGAATTTGaagagaggagaaagaagaaattTGATAAGCAAATCGATTCGAATGTGATGATCAGCTCTAAAGGACTCGATGTAGGCGTTGATAAATGA
- the LOC106422770 gene encoding diacylglycerol kinase 1, with the protein MEDDGEMGMFSKNPVEMVESRGVMFSCFVAALVGILTIAYTAFQWRRNINLSWTKAIARSKKNPKARHKTPVAPHSWELHSISRAKNLNCCVCLKSMSPSQTIVASETFVHRCTICGAAAHFSCSSSAPKDCKCVSMVGYEHVVHQWAVRWTEGADQTDDSSFCSYCDESCSSSFLGGSPIWCCLWCQRLVHVDCHSNMSSETGDVCDLGPLRRLILCPLYVKELARNPSGGFLSTITHGANELASTVRASIRSQSKRYKQGNETSVDSGNSGSNCDESTESTADTGPAVNGTHAVLENSGSVMNGGSSHGDSDSNGKLEKKPSVKRSGSFGQKDEHQALRSKLKYELADLPSDARPLLVFINKKSGAQRGDSLRQRLNLLLNPVQVCELSSAQGPEVGLFLFRKVPHFRVLVCGGDGTAGWVLDAIDKQNFVSPPAVAILPAGTGNDLARVLNWGGGLGSVERQGGLSTVLQNIEHAAVTVLDRWKVSILNQQGKQLQPPKYMNNYIGVGCDAKVALDIHNLREENPERFYSQFMNKVLYAREGARSIMDRTFEDFPWQVRVEVDGVEIEVPEDAEGVLVANIGSYMGGVDLWQNEDETYENFDPQSMHDKIVEVVSISGTWHLGKLQVGLSRARRLAQGQSVKIQLCAPLPVQIDGEPWFQQPCTLTISHHGQAFMLKRAAEEPLGHAAAIITDVLENAETNEVINASQKRALLQEMALRLT; encoded by the exons ATGGAGGACGATGGAGAAATGGGGATGTTCTCCAAGAATCCAGTTGAAATGGTGGAGTCTCGCGGTGTAATGTTCTCTTGCTTTGTTGCTGCTCTTGTTGGTATTCTCACCATAGCCTACACTGCTTTCCAATGGAGAAGGAATATCAACTTGAGTTGGACAAAAGCCATAGCCAGGTCGAAGAAAAATCCAAAGGCGCGGCATAAGACTCCCGTTGCTCCACATAGCTGGGAGCTTCACTCTATATCTCGCGCCAAGAACTTGAACTGCTGTGTATGCTTGAAGTCGATGTCGCCGTCGCAGACGATTGTAGCTTCTGAAACTTTTGTCCACAGGTGTACTATCTGTGGTGCAGCAGCGCATTTTAGTTGTTCGTCAAGTGCTCCTAAAGATTGCAAATGCGTCTCCATGGTTGGGTATGAGCATGTGGTGCACCAGTGGGCGGTGCGGTGGACGGAAGGTGCTGATCAGACTGATGACTCTTCGTTTTGTAGCTACTGTGACGAGTCGTGTAGTAGCTCCTTTCTTGGGGGTTCGCCTATATGGTGCTGCTTGTGGTGTCAGCGTCTTGTCCATGTTGACTGTCACAGTAATATGTCGAGTGAGACAGGGGACGTTTGTGATCTAGGCCCTCTTAGAAGGTTAATTTTGTGCCCTCTTTATGTCAAGGAATTGGCTCGGAATCCATCTGGAGGGTTTTTGAGCACGATCACGCATGGCGCAAATGAACTTGCGTCTACCGTCCGTGCCAGTATCAGGAGTCAAAGTAAAAGATACAAGCAAGGAAATGAAACTTCAGTGGATTCGGGTAATAGTGGTAGCAATTGTGATGAATCGACGGAAAGCACAGCTGATACTGGTCCGGCTGTTAATGGCACCCATGCCGTGTTGGAAAATTCAGGGAGCGTTATGAATGGAGGTTCCTCTCACGGGGACAGTGATAGCAATGGCAAGCTGGAGAAGAAGCCCAGTGTTAAAAGAAGCGGGTCTTTTGGCCAGAAAGATGAACATCAGGCACTAAGGTCGAAACTTAAGTATGAGCTAGCTGATTTGCCTTCTGATGCAAGACCGTTGTTGGTTTTCATTAACAAAAAGAGTGGTGCTCAACGAGGTGATTCCCTTCGTCAGCGCCTTAATCTTCTTCTAAATCCTGTGCAG GTCTGTGAATTGAGTTCAGCGCAGGGACCAGAAGTGGGACTGTTCCTCTTCAGGAAGGTTCCTCACTTTAGAGTTCTTGTCTGTGGTGGAGATGGCACTGCTGGTTGGGTATTAGATGCCATAGATAAACAGAATTTTGTCTCTCCTCCTGCGGTGGCTATCCTGCCTGCTGGAACTGGGAATGATCTAGCCCGGGTATTGAACTGGGGTGGTGGTTTGGGTTCTGTCGAGAGACAAGGAGGCTTATCTACAGTATTACAGAACATTGAACATGCAGCAGTCACTGTCCTTGATCGTTGGAAAGTATCGATTCTGAATCAGCAAGGAAAGCAGCTCCAGCCACCAAAATATATGAACAATTATATAG GTGTTGGGTGTGATGCGAAGGTTGCCCTTGATATTCACAATCTACGGGAGGAGAATCCAGAGAGATTTTATAGCCAG TTTATGAACAAAGTTCTATATGCTAGAGAAGGTGCAAGGAGTATAATGGACAGAACGTTCGAAGATTTCCCATGGCAAGTTCGTGTTGAGGTGGATGGTGTTGAAATCGAGGTTCCTGAG GATGCTGAAGGAGTGCTTGTTGCAAACATCGGAAGTTACATGGGAGGTGTGGATTTGTGGCAGAATGAAGATGAAACATATGAAAACTTCGATCCTCAATCCATGCACGACAAGATAGTAGAAGTCGTGAGTATATCTGGAACATGGCACCTTGGCAAACTTCAG GTTGGGTTATCCCGTGCCAGAAGGTTAGCTCAAGGGCAATCAGTCAAGATACAACTCTGTGCACCGTTGCCTGTGCAAATCGATGGAGAACCTTGGTTTCAACAACCTTGTACCTTAACCATATCGCACCATGGCCAG GCTTTCATGCTGAAGAGAGCGGCAGAGGAGCCACTGGGTCACGCAGCGGCTATAATCACAGATGTTCTAGAAAATGCAGAAACCAATGAAGTGATCAACGCTTCACAGAAACGAGCTCTGCTTCAAGAAATGGCTCTACGGCTAACTTGA
- the LOC106422653 gene encoding protein terminal ear1-like, giving the protein MASPASSQGSSMAMTNGDVSRTLNPAAPLFFPQNPYLHHYYFSSPQILFISDTNFPPSSSIVVYYPLWYINLNPTWFEATQELPPLHSQDPIQELTPPPTSRKKVFGWERSSRHDRNKLVWRRKIHYQAESNGDTTVMLRNIPNKYTREMLIQFLDEHCEEENNKEEDEENAYDFLYLPIDFQSQMNKGYAFVNFTKAEAVSKFKAACNNKPWCCFGSRKILEIAHARIQVNKLVKHFEQMIYPAEAYSAVTFIPARRGPKSTGLTIMVGKCTEAAISV; this is encoded by the exons ATGGCTTCTCCAGCCTCTTCCCAAGGTTCTTCTATGGCGATGACGAACGGTGATGTCTCAAGAACCCTAAACCCAGCCGCACCTCTCTTCTTTCCCCAAAACCCTTATCTGCATCACTACTACTTCTCTTCACCTCAGATTCTCTTCATCTCCGACACTAACTTCCCTCCCTCATCTTCAATCGTTGTGTACTATCCTTTATGGTATATCAATCTTAACCCTACTTGGTTTGAGGCAACACAAGAATTGCCTCCACTTCACTCTCAAGACCCTATCCAAGAGCTGACTCCTCCACCGACCAGTAGAAAAAAGGTTTTTGGCTGGGAAAGAAGCAGCAGACACGACCGTAATAAGCTGGTGTGGAGGAGGAAGATCCATTATCAAGCTGAGTCCAACGGCGATACAACTGTCATGCTTAGAAACATACCCAACAAGTATAC AAGAGAGATGCTTATTCAGTTCTTGGATGAGCAttgtgaagaagaaaataacaaagaggaagatgaagagaatGCCTATGATTTCTTATATCTTCCCATCGATTTCCA GAGCCAAATGAACAAAGGGTATGCATTTGTGAACTTCACAAAAGCAGAAGCAGTGTCGAAGTTTAAGGCGGCGTGCAACAACAAGCCATGGTGTTGTTTCGGTTCAAGGAAAATACTTGAAATTGCTCATGCTCGGATCCAGGTTA ATAAGTTGGTGAAACATTTCGAGCAAATGATTTATCCAGCTGAAGCATACAGTGCGGTGACTTTCATCCCTGCCCGTAGGGGACCAAAGAGTACGGGTCTCACCATCATGGTCGGTAAATGCACCGAAGCAGCCATATCGGTTTAG
- the LOC106380517 gene encoding uncharacterized protein LOC106380517, giving the protein MSGNEYGERIHNFFGQEGLSQDQHQSQVVDGSWSGFSNGLVGNQRHIDTSIINNLESCNTQQQPVDPERWQSSNSHQGLNFTQQQQPIRAEYSRSLLQDNQQLTNGYMNWMAMQNGSNVSGVGVESSRDNLSAKGFTSDIQKTPMRFEMGGESPVNYDFFGGQQQLNSQPPPGILQPFPRQQMTFNDMQLLKQQVMAKQMHEYQLQQQLHKKQLEARQLNSLNSNAVNGNRSSDNQSHLLVNGIPLQDASSNGWQPDLVSGNTNWMHRGISPFVQGSSSGLGAEHGQANLQFEPSLYGMPLGEANAPQSSFSPVQMNRLASEHGSSLTNQPDSFMLPRSTYQERAMFSNSSAPGSNDSPNFECFQQDDPHDRNVSAQEKLDQMKGSGPPEKSYIKAPGNVSGSQKSTALDPTEEKILFGSDDNLWEAFGNDTDMSLTGNLMSSSSDLNDACPSLKGGGWSALMLSAVAETSSNDAGFGNRVQNLGVKASNALSERLHNDSGSIQTNEGIGDGFGIWKAASNPNLVAPVEQKNHFTQNLQMKANYGFGIATAENKSTASRGVQENQQHLGNNSVEKATPQVNHRDGSQISRKFHYHPMGNIGVTNEPYREKNSHLPPALDRVSGGNQGYFGQSKSLGQPPMNMQIDRGLVSQGMGSENSPSTSASADRSVDMCNQVQSASRQTMLELLHKVNQPEERSVETDAFKIPESTPSAENGGQFRHSQSSASQGFSLQLAPPSQPAPSPDNVQFSMNSLQPLNSLHTAPEKGATSQSRFAPWASSQSFPQQSTYQGPGESNNTSGFPYSKGYHQNQLPPVSTRQLTPNHLVRSSSELSTPQVKERDRSSDYSAQTPSLLNPTTHNNKGDSAEGFPMLSAPQPRVGFSSPQQSSSSGMRSDSGAGTSAPQHRFWNQPPKPQPDILRPHPVTNSHVEDIFSRQEKRNQLSSQNGGDMSLSGRDMVNMHELQGQDMGAKQTAGVASMFSKMGQINHQTLDRSLPSNNRPKDDVRHNERMAGSGEGDAPKMTVKRVEDSSVHLQKVASKEVQQSPLRSDGLLRDGLNHKESENHSLPFGQTVSQSFSNKNHSASAGADHQQQISPQMAPSWYNQYGTFTPLKIGEKSSNVGSSADGSHNVQSPKQFNTQKMPGSAPGAEIPSSESLPRGATDELMNVVKPKKRKTATSELLSWNKEVMHGSQRLKTLSEAEVDWARATNQFAEKVEYGNLLEDGPRLRSKRRLIYTTQLMQQLFRPPPARVISLIASSNYEFVAYTAARGALGDTCSSTFTDRNECLLPQNKSNPVSERRKTETTSDQYISKAAEDFISRSQKLENNFAGLQNGSTIADLIVEVQDLEKFAVINRFAKFHPTSSSTDRNVSSLRLNPQRYVTIAPMPQNVPDRVHCLSL; this is encoded by the exons ATGTCTGGAAACGAATACGGAGAGAGGATCCACAATTTCTTTGGACAAGAAGGCCTATCTCAAGACCAGCATCAGTCTCAGGTGGTTGATGGAAGCTGGTCCGGTTTCAGCAACGGTTTAGTTGGAAACCAGAGGCATATAGACACATCCATTATTAACAATCTGGAGAGTTGTAACACACAACAACAACCTG TTGATCCCGAGAGATGGCAATCTTCAAATTCACACCAGGGTTTGAATTTTACGCAGCAGCAGCAACCTATAAGGGCTGAGTACTCCAGAAGTCTATTGCAAGATAATCAGCAACTCACAAATGGTTACATGAATTGGATGGCGATGCAGAATGGGTCGAATGTTTCGGGAGTGGGTGTAGAATCTAGTAGGGATAACTTATCAGCGAAAGGGTTTACTTCCGACATTCAGaaaactcctatgaggtttgaGATGGGAGGAGAATCTCCGGTTAATTATGATTTCTTCGGTGGTCAACAGCAATTAAACAGCCAGCCGCCGCCTGGCATCCTCCAGCCGTTTCCAAGGCAGCAGATGACGTTCAATGATATGCAACTACTAAAGCAGCAAGTTATGGCTAAGCAAATGCACGAGTATCAACTTCAACAACAGCTTCATAAGAAACAGCTGGAGGCCAGGCAGCTCAACTCTTTGAATTCAAATGCAGTAAATGGAAATCGCTCAAGTGATAATCAATCACACCTTTTGGTTAATGGGATCCCTCTTCAGGATGCGTCTAGTAATGGTTGGCAGCCTGATCTTGTGTCAGGAAATACAAACTGGATGCATCGCGGCATTTCACCATTTGTTCAAGGTTCATCCAGTGGGCTTGGCGCTGAGCACGGTCAGGCGAACTTACAGTTTGAACCTTCCTTGTACGGCATGCCACTTGGTGAAGCAAATGCACCTCAAAGTTCCTTCTCTCCCGTTCAGATGAACAGATTAGCTTCGGAGCATGGTTCCTCTCTCACCAATCAGCCTGATAGTTTTATGCTACCTAGATCCACATACCAGGAGAGAGCGATGTTCTCAAATTCTTCAGCTCCAGGTTCAAATGATAGCCCAAATTTCGAATGTTTCCAGCAAGATGATCCACACGATAGAAACGTTTCAGCGCAGGAGAAACTCGATCAGATGAAGGGTTCTGGTCCACcagaaaaatcatatataaaagcGCCTGGAAATGTTTCTGGGTCACAGAAGTCGACAGCCTTAGATCCAACAGAAGAAAAGATTTTGTTTGGTTCGGATGACAATTTGTGGGAAGCATTTGGAAACGACACTGATATGAGCTTGACGGGAAACCTGATGTCCAGTAGTTCTGACCTTAATGATGCATGCCCCTCTTTGAAAGGTGGGGGTTGGAGTGCTCTTATGCTATCTGCTGTAGCAGAAACATCCAGTAATGACGCAGGCTTTGGTAACAGGGTCCAGAATCTTGGCGTCAAGGCTTCAAATGCACTAAGTGAGAGACTCCACAATGATTCGGGCTCTATTCAAACGAATGAGGGGATTGGAGATGGATTTGGTATCTGGAAGGCTGCTTCTAATCCAAACTTAGTTGCTCCTGTTGAACAGAAGAATCACTTCACCCAAAATCTACAAATGAAGGCAAACTATGGATTTGGCATTGCCACTGCGGAAAACAAGTCTACTGCTTCTAGGGGTGTCCAGGAAAACCAACAGCATTTGGGTAATAACTCTGTGGAGAAAGCTACCCCTCAAGTGAATCATAGAGATGGCAGTCAAATTAGTCGCAAATTTCACTATCATCCCATGGGGAATATTGGCGTCACTAACGAGCCTTATCGAGAAAAAAATTCTCATTTGCCACCCGCATTGGACCGGGTGTCTGGAGGAAATCAAGGGTATTTTGGGCAGTCAAAGTCACTTGGCCAGCCACCTATGAACATGCAAATTGACAGG GGACTTGTTTCACAAGGCATGGGTTCAGAGAATTCACCTAGTACATCTGCTTCAGCCGACAGAAGTGTTGATATGTGTAATCAAGTGCAGAGTGCGTCAAG GCAGACAATGCTTGAGCTTCTTCACAAGGTGAACCAGCCGGAGGAGCGTTCTGTGGAAACAGATGCTTTCAAAATTCCTGAATCAACACCCTCTGCAGAAAATGGTGGTCAATTTAGGCATAGTCAGTCATCTGCTTCTCAGGGGTTTAGTTTACAGCTGGCTCCGCCATCTCAACCAGCTCCCTCACCTGATAACGTGCAGTTTTCTATGAACTCTTTGCAGCCATTGAATTCACTTCATACTGCCCCTGAAAAAGGAGCAACAAGTCAATCAAGGTTTGCTCCATGGGCATCTAGTCAATCTTTTCCACAGCAATCCACTTATCAAGGACCAGGAGAAAGCAACAATACCTCTGGTTTCCCATATTCCAAAGGGTATCACCAAAATCAACTGCCGCCTGTTTCTACCCGACAGTTAACTCCTAACCATTTAGTCAGATCATCTTCTGAGTTGTCGACCCCTCAAGTGAAAGAAAGAGACCGAAGCAGTGACTATTCAGCACAAACACCTTCCCTGCTAAATCCTACGACCCACAACAACAAAGGAGATTCAGCTGAAGGGTTTCCTATGCTGTCTGCTCCTCAGCCTCGGGTTGGATTCAGTTCGCCTCAGCAGAGTTCCTCTTCTGGTATGAGGTCTGACTCAGGAGCCGGTACTTCAGCACCGCAACATCGGTTTTGGAACCAGCCACCTAAGCCTCAGCCAGATATATTACGGCCGCATCCAGTTACCAATAGCCACGTAGAAGACATCTTCTCAAGGCAGGAGAAGAGAAATCAATTATCCTCTCAAAATGGAGGAGACATGTCATTAAGTGGGAGGGACATGGTGAATATGCATGAGTTGCAGGGTCAAGATATGGGTGCAAAACAAACAGCTGGTGTTGCTTCGATGTTCTCCAAAATGGGGCAGATCAATCATCAAACCTTGGATCGCTCTCTTCCTTCTAACAACCGTCCAAAAGATGACGTGCGTCACAATGAGCGTATGGCTGGAAGTGGGGAGGGTGACGCACCCAAGATGACTGTGAAGAGAGTCGAGGATAGTTCTGTTCATCTTCAAAAGGTAGCTTCCAAAGAGGTGCAACAGTCACCTTTAAGATCTGATGGTTTACTGAGAGATGGATTGAATCACAAGGAATCAGAGAACCACTCGCTACCTTTCGGCCAAACTGTTTCTCAGAGTTTCTCCAATAAGAATCATTCTGCCTCGGCTGGAGCAGATCATCAACAACAAATCAGTCCTCAGATGGCTCCATCCTGGTATAATCAATATGGAACTTTCACCCCCTTGAAGATAGGAGAAAAATCTTCTAATGTTGGGAGTTCGGCTGATGGCTCACATAATGTTCAATCTCCAAAGCAGTTTAATACGCAGAAAATGCCAGGCTCCGCACCAGGAGCGGAGATTCCCTCATCTGAGTCATTGCCTCGTGGTGCAACTGACGAACTTATGAATGTTGTTAAACCAAAGAAGCGCAAAACCGCAACATCAGAGCTTCTATCTTGGAATAAAGAAGTCATGCATGGTTCCCAGAGGCTTAAGACTCTCAG TGAGGCGGAGGTTGATTGGGCCAGAGCAACCAATCAATTTGCTGAAAAG GTGGAATATGGGAATTTACTTGAGGATGGCCCACGACTCAGATCAAAGAGAAGGCTTATATATACAACACAACTCATGCAACAACTATTTCGCCCGCCTCCTGCTAGGGTAATATCTTTGATTGCTAGCTCAAACTATGAGTTTGTTGCATATACT